In Pseudophryne corroboree isolate aPseCor3 chromosome 3, aPseCor3.hap2, whole genome shotgun sequence, a genomic segment contains:
- the LOC135054638 gene encoding oocyte zinc finger protein XlCOF6.1-like has product MMENHRPLTSLDGYRSRNTPERCHRPLSSQDCTEENHRISQEDQGEDLAVIKVEVVEGDEETYVGSGQQYKEEEIHTAISTDECHSRNSLEEHLISATDCKKEDSDTQYSPGETPITLNIHSVPHSADMSSNPSNNEESSPDISDLTHSITHSGNKVYTCSECGKCFTYKLGLITHQRLHTGEKPFSCPECGKWFTFKSSLVEHQITHTGETPFPCSECGKCFTKKSNLISHQRSHTGEKPFLCSECGKCFTEKSGLVKHQRTHTGEKMFRCSECGKQFAEKSRLVAHQRLHTGDKPFPCSECGKCFTVKFNLTKHQRSHANEKPFPCSECGKCFIIKSALERHQKSHTGEKPFPCSECGKCFTQKSDLIRHQPTHTGEKPFPCSECGKCFIQKSRLVRHQRTHTSEKPF; this is encoded by the exons atgatggagaatcaccggcccctcacatctctgg ACGGATACCGTAGCAgaaataccccagagagatgtcatcGTCCTTTGtcatcccaggattgtacagaggagaatcacaggatctcacaggaggatcag GGCGAAGATCTGGCTGTAATTAAGGTAGAAGTTGTAGAGGGAGATGAAGAGACATATGTGGGGAGTGGTCAGCAGTATAAGGAGGAAGAAATCCATACagctatcagcacag ATGAATGCCACAGCAGGAATTCATTGGAGGAACATCTCATTTCAGCTACAGATTGTAAGAAAGAAGATAGTGACACACAATATTCTCCAGGAGAAACCCCTATTACCCTAAATATACATTCAgtacctcacagtgcagatatgtcaTCTAATCCTTCTAATAATGAGGAAAGCTCTCCTGATATCTCAGATCTTACACATAGCATAACTCATAGTGGTAATAAAGTATatacctgttctgagtgtgggaaatgttttacatataaattagGTCTCATTACCCATCAGagacttcacacaggtgagaaacccttTTCATGTCCTGAGTGTGGAAAGTGGTTTACCTTTAAATCCAGTCTTGTTGAACATCAaataacacacacaggtgagacgcCATTTCcatgctcggagtgtgggaaatgttttacaaaaaaATCCAATCTTATTAGtcaccagagaagtcacacaggtgagaagccgtttctaTGCTCTGAGTGCGGAAAATGTTTCACAGAGAAATCGGGACTTGTAAAACATCAGAGAACCCACACTGGTGAGAAAATGTTtcgatgttctgagtgtggaaaacagTTTGCGGAGAAATCacgtcttgttgcacatcagagacttCACACGGGTGATAAACCATTTCCgtgttccgagtgtgggaaatgttttacagttaAATTCAATCTTACGAAACATCAACGAAGTCATGCaaatgagaagccatttccatgttctgagtgtgggaagtgttttaTAATTAAATCAGCTCTTGaaagacatcagaaaagtcacacaggtgagaaaccatttccatgttctgagtgtgggaaatgttttacacagaaatcagatcttattagacACCAgccaactcacacaggtgagaaaccatttccatgctctgagtgtgggaaatgttttatacagaaatcacgTCTTGTCAGACACCAGAGAACTCATACCAGTGAGAAGCCTTTTTAA